One genomic window of Glycine soja cultivar W05 chromosome 9, ASM419377v2, whole genome shotgun sequence includes the following:
- the LOC114425190 gene encoding heavy metal-associated isoprenylated plant protein 39-like isoform X1 — protein MKKFVLKLDLPDDKAKQKALKTVSTLSGIDAISMDMKEKKLTVIGTVDPVNVVSKLRKYWQTDILSVGPAKEPEKKEEPKKEEKKEEPKKEGEAKKEEEKKEEPKKEEEKKEEPKKEEEKKEEEKKKEAPPPPPDPVLELVKAYRAYNPHMTTYYYVQSMEENPNACVVC, from the exons atgaag AAATTTGTACTCAAGTTAGATTTGCCAGATGACAAGGCAAAGCAGAAGGCCCTGAAAACAGTTTCAACACTTTCAG GGATTGATGCCATCTCTATGGACATGAAGGAGAAGAAATTAACAGTGATAGGAACAGTTGATCCAGTGAATGTTGTGAGCAAACTCCGCAAGTATTGGCAGACAGACATACTCTCAGTAGGTCCAGCAAAGGAGCCCGAGAAGAAAGAGGAgccaaagaaagaagagaagaaagaggAGCCAAAGAAAGAGGGTGAAGCCAAAAAGGAAGAGGAGAAAAAGGAAGAGcctaagaaagaagaagagaagaaggaagagccaaagaaagaagaagagaagaaggaagaggagaagaagaaagaggcaCCACCCCCTCCACCAGACCCAGTTTTAGAGCTGGTCAAGGCTTATAGGGCTTATAATCCCCACATGACCACATACTACTATGTTCAAAGCATGGAAGAGAATCCTAATGCTTGTGTCGTTTGTTAA
- the LOC114425190 gene encoding heavy metal-associated isoprenylated plant protein 39-like isoform X2 gives MDMKEKKLTVIGTVDPVNVVSKLRKYWQTDILSVGPAKEPEKKEEPKKEEKKEEPKKEGEAKKEEEKKEEPKKEEEKKEEPKKEEEKKEEEKKKEAPPPPPDPVLELVKAYRAYNPHMTTYYYVQSMEENPNACVVC, from the coding sequence ATGGACATGAAGGAGAAGAAATTAACAGTGATAGGAACAGTTGATCCAGTGAATGTTGTGAGCAAACTCCGCAAGTATTGGCAGACAGACATACTCTCAGTAGGTCCAGCAAAGGAGCCCGAGAAGAAAGAGGAgccaaagaaagaagagaagaaagaggAGCCAAAGAAAGAGGGTGAAGCCAAAAAGGAAGAGGAGAAAAAGGAAGAGcctaagaaagaagaagagaagaaggaagagccaaagaaagaagaagagaagaaggaagaggagaagaagaaagaggcaCCACCCCCTCCACCAGACCCAGTTTTAGAGCTGGTCAAGGCTTATAGGGCTTATAATCCCCACATGACCACATACTACTATGTTCAAAGCATGGAAGAGAATCCTAATGCTTGTGTCGTTTGTTAA